One segment of Marvinbryantia formatexigens DSM 14469 DNA contains the following:
- a CDS encoding dUTP diphosphatase — protein sequence MEKIQIKYFTDKIEPLAYIDGKSDWIDLRAAQEVTLKAGEFKLIPLGVAMRLPAGYEAHVVPRSSTFKNFGIIQTNHFGVIDETYCGDNDQWFMPVYAVRDTQIHVNDRICQFRIMKHQPTVCFEQVEKLDGEDRGGFGSTGKA from the coding sequence ATGGAAAAAATACAGATTAAATATTTTACCGATAAGATTGAGCCGCTTGCTTATATTGACGGGAAATCGGACTGGATTGACCTGCGCGCGGCCCAGGAGGTTACGCTGAAAGCGGGAGAATTTAAGCTGATTCCGCTTGGCGTTGCCATGCGTCTTCCGGCGGGCTACGAGGCGCATGTGGTGCCGCGCAGCTCCACTTTTAAAAATTTCGGCATTATCCAGACAAACCATTTTGGCGTGATCGACGAGACCTACTGCGGCGATAACGACCAGTGGTTTATGCCGGTGTATGCGGTGCGCGACACGCAGATTCACGTAAACGACCGCATCTGCCAGTTCCGCATTATGAAGCATCAGCCCACCGTCTGCTTTGAGCAGGTGGAAAAGCTGGACGGGGAGGACCGCGGCGGATTCGGAAGTACCGGCAAAGCATAG
- a CDS encoding ABC transporter permease, producing the protein MESLLSLPVVISALELGFIYALVALALFVSYSILNIADLSTDGCFTLGCAVGAQVAIMGHPILALFAAMLAGVCSGYIMASLQTKLGVEPILAGIIVNTGLYTVNLAVMGFSSNLSIFKSETIFSLLKGVFGTTWYKLITAVIVVVLVCLILTWFLGTRLGLSIRATGDNADMVKASSINPGFTITVGLCISSALTALSGCLIGQYQKSCDINLGTGMVTIALASLIIGETLIGKGNMFKRIVGVILGSCLYRFAIAIALRLHIPAECLKLVSAVIVAVAIASPYLKNQIAFQKRKMAAMSARKGGGSGC; encoded by the coding sequence TGGTGGCGCTGGCGCTCTTTGTGAGCTACTCCATTCTGAATATTGCCGACCTCTCGACGGACGGCTGTTTTACACTGGGCTGCGCGGTCGGCGCGCAGGTCGCAATCATGGGGCATCCCATTCTTGCGCTGTTTGCCGCCATGCTGGCGGGCGTCTGCTCCGGCTACATCATGGCGTCGCTGCAGACGAAGCTCGGCGTGGAGCCGATTCTTGCCGGAATCATTGTAAATACGGGGCTTTACACGGTAAACCTTGCCGTGATGGGATTTTCGTCGAATCTGTCGATTTTCAAAAGCGAGACCATCTTCAGTCTGCTGAAGGGTGTGTTTGGCACTACCTGGTATAAGCTGATAACGGCGGTGATAGTTGTTGTACTTGTCTGCCTGATTCTGACATGGTTTCTGGGAACGCGGCTGGGACTTTCCATCCGCGCTACCGGAGACAATGCGGATATGGTGAAAGCCTCCAGTATCAATCCGGGCTTTACCATCACGGTCGGGCTCTGCATTTCCAGCGCGCTGACGGCGCTTTCCGGCTGTCTGATTGGACAGTACCAGAAATCCTGCGATATCAATCTCGGCACCGGTATGGTCACAATCGCGCTTGCCAGTCTGATTATCGGAGAGACACTGATTGGAAAGGGAAATATGTTTAAGCGGATCGTCGGCGTTATTCTCGGAAGCTGTCTGTACCGTTTCGCGATAGCGATTGCACTGCGCCTGCATATTCCGGCGGAGTGCCTGAAGCTTGTCTCGGCGGTGATCGTGGCAGTTGCCATCGCTTCCCCGTATCTGAAAAATCAGATTGCTTTCCAGAAGCGGAAAATGGCGGCAATGTCCGCCAGAAAGGGAGGCGGCAGCGGATGTTAA
- a CDS encoding ABC transporter ATP-binding protein — MLKLTKVKKTFNAGTVNERVALDGVSLTVENGEFATIIGSNGAGKSTLFNCIAGSFYVDEGSVELDGRDITYVPDYKRATEIGRLFQDPMRGTAPHMTIEENLALAYLRASQGGRGSAFSRISREQRSYFREKLSLLGMGLEDRMKQPVGLLSGGQRQALTLLMAATLVPPKILLLDEHTAALDPATAEKVLELTRNIVEENNLACLMITHNMHSALQMGNRTLMMDGGRIVLDISGEERRGLTVDGLLEKFNAGAGKALDNDRILFSK, encoded by the coding sequence ATGTTAAAACTGACAAAGGTAAAAAAGACATTTAATGCGGGCACAGTCAACGAAAGGGTTGCGCTGGACGGCGTCAGCCTGACAGTGGAGAACGGCGAGTTCGCTACGATTATCGGCAGCAACGGAGCCGGAAAGTCAACACTTTTTAACTGCATCGCCGGCAGCTTTTACGTGGACGAGGGAAGCGTCGAGCTGGACGGACGGGATATCACCTATGTTCCGGACTATAAACGCGCGACGGAAATCGGACGGCTGTTCCAGGACCCGATGCGCGGTACGGCGCCGCATATGACGATAGAGGAGAATCTGGCGCTCGCTTATCTGCGCGCCTCGCAGGGCGGAAGAGGTTCCGCGTTTTCACGCATCAGCAGGGAACAGCGCAGCTATTTCCGGGAGAAGCTCTCCTTACTTGGCATGGGACTGGAGGACCGCATGAAGCAGCCGGTGGGACTGCTTTCCGGCGGACAGCGGCAGGCGCTCACGCTTCTGATGGCGGCGACGCTTGTGCCGCCGAAGATACTGCTGCTGGATGAGCACACGGCGGCTCTGGACCCGGCAACGGCGGAGAAGGTTCTGGAGCTGACGAGAAACATTGTGGAAGAAAACAACCTCGCCTGTCTGATGATTACACACAATATGCATTCCGCGCTGCAGATGGGCAACCGCACGCTGATGATGGACGGAGGCAGAATCGTGCTGGATATCAGCGGTGAGGAGCGCCGGGGACTGACTGTGGACGGGCTGCTGGAAAAATTCAATGCCGGGGCGGGAAAGGCTCTGGACAACGACCGGATTCTGTTTTCGAAATAA
- a CDS encoding cobalt-precorrin 5A hydrolase, whose product MKLAVISFTERGSRLNAAVTELLSRQGYDCQSCTMSRYAEKYGLSALDVPVKEWTGRMFASVDAILFIGATGIAVRSIAPYLEHKTKDPAVVVMDEKGVFVISLLSGHIGGANDLAGTLANLTGAIPVITTATDVNGRFAVDVFARKNQLYITSMERAKQISAEVLDEKKIGFYSDFPVIGSIPEELEVWEEQKVFAGACGICISLQEEKKPYKQTLTLVPRIVSLGIGCKKGTPAETIEKKVREALRACGISMHGIERVASISLKAQEPGLLEFAAAHQLPFITYEAEELQQAEGDFSDSAFVRSVTGVDNVCERSAYLASGNGRLLLKKTAGDGVTVAAAVRDWSVDFE is encoded by the coding sequence ATGAAGCTGGCGGTTATCAGCTTCACGGAGCGCGGAAGCCGTCTGAACGCCGCCGTCACAGAGCTGCTTTCCAGGCAGGGCTACGACTGCCAGAGCTGCACCATGTCCCGGTATGCAGAAAAATACGGGCTGTCTGCGCTGGACGTTCCTGTAAAGGAGTGGACCGGACGGATGTTTGCTTCCGTGGATGCGATACTGTTTATCGGGGCGACAGGCATTGCCGTGCGCAGTATCGCGCCGTATCTGGAGCATAAGACGAAGGATCCGGCGGTGGTCGTGATGGATGAAAAGGGCGTTTTTGTTATCTCCCTGCTCTCCGGTCATATCGGCGGTGCCAACGACCTTGCCGGGACGCTTGCCAATCTGACGGGCGCGATACCGGTCATCACGACGGCGACGGACGTGAACGGACGCTTTGCCGTGGATGTATTTGCCAGAAAAAATCAGCTTTATATCACCAGCATGGAGCGCGCGAAGCAGATTTCCGCGGAGGTGCTGGATGAAAAGAAAATCGGCTTTTACAGCGACTTTCCGGTAATCGGCAGTATTCCGGAGGAGCTGGAGGTCTGGGAGGAGCAGAAGGTCTTTGCGGGCGCCTGTGGCATCTGCATAAGCCTGCAGGAGGAGAAAAAGCCGTATAAGCAGACCCTGACGCTGGTTCCGCGAATCGTCAGCCTTGGCATCGGCTGCAAAAAGGGAACGCCGGCGGAAACGATTGAGAAAAAGGTGCGTGAGGCGCTGCGGGCGTGCGGGATATCCATGCATGGTATCGAGCGGGTCGCCAGCATTTCCCTGAAGGCGCAGGAGCCGGGACTGCTGGAATTTGCCGCCGCGCATCAGCTTCCCTTTATCACCTATGAGGCAGAGGAGCTGCAGCAGGCGGAGGGTGATTTTTCGGATTCCGCCTTTGTGAGATCCGTTACGGGCGTGGATAATGTCTGTGAGCGCAGCGCATATCTGGCGTCGGGAAACGGCAGATTATTATTGAAAAAAACAGCGGGTGACGGTGTGACAGTTGCCGCCGCCGTCCGGGATTGGAGTGTGGATTTTGAGTAA
- the cobI gene encoding precorrin-2 C(20)-methyltransferase has product MQGTLYGVGIGPGDAELLTLKAVRIIQEADCIAVPGMKKEETVAWQITIQAVPEIAGKECLEIHMPMTKDKEELQKSHEAAAEQVAAALAAGKNVAFLTLGDPCIYSTYLYVHKRILAMGYPAAIISGIPSFCAAAAKMNTGLVEKSEPLHVIPASYQIADALKLPGTKVLMKAGRKMRDVKQQLQQMDNAETLMIENCGMPGEKLYYGAEEIPETAGYYSLIIVKERD; this is encoded by the coding sequence ATGCAGGGAACATTATACGGAGTGGGAATCGGACCGGGAGACGCGGAGCTGCTGACACTGAAGGCGGTGCGCATCATACAGGAGGCGGACTGCATTGCGGTTCCGGGAATGAAGAAGGAAGAGACGGTTGCATGGCAGATTACCATACAGGCGGTGCCGGAAATTGCCGGAAAGGAATGTCTGGAAATCCATATGCCGATGACAAAGGATAAGGAGGAGCTGCAAAAGAGCCATGAGGCGGCGGCGGAGCAGGTGGCGGCGGCGCTTGCGGCAGGGAAAAACGTGGCGTTTCTTACGCTGGGAGACCCCTGCATATATTCCACTTATCTTTATGTGCACAAAAGGATTCTGGCGATGGGCTACCCCGCTGCGATTATCAGCGGCATTCCGTCTTTCTGCGCGGCTGCGGCAAAGATGAACACCGGGCTGGTGGAAAAATCGGAGCCGCTGCATGTTATTCCCGCTTCTTATCAGATCGCGGATGCACTGAAGCTGCCGGGCACGAAGGTGCTTATGAAGGCGGGCAGAAAAATGCGGGACGTAAAGCAGCAGCTGCAGCAGATGGACAATGCAGAGACGCTGATGATAGAAAACTGCGGGATGCCGGGCGAAAAGCTGTACTATGGCGCAGAGGAAATACCGGAAACGGCGGGATATTATTCACTGATTATAGTAAAGGAGAGGGATTGA
- the cbiD gene encoding cobalt-precorrin-5B (C(1))-methyltransferase CbiD, protein MEHRTGLEDRYVLKNNKRLRCGYTTGTCAAAAAKAAALMLFLKKDIPEVELVVPEGTRLHLAVEEICRRPEEVSCAVRKDGGDDPDVTHGLLIFARVKKTETDGVQITGGRGVGTVTKKGLWQPVGEAAINRVPREMITRALEEVCEELEQPCRLAVEISAPGGEEIALRTFNPRLGITGGISILGTSGIVVPMSEEALVASIRLEMEMKRAAGRDYLLITPGNYGEDFLREGMQIDTADSMKCSNYVGETLDMAVELGVRGILFVAHIGKFIKVSGGIMNTHSRAADCRAELMAAQALRAGADAGTAMRILDTITTEEALDILEEKNLTEKTMKEILPRIRYYMQHRCGGALQTEAVIFSNQHGYLGETEGAGELLEKFRVKE, encoded by the coding sequence ATGGAGCACAGAACAGGTCTGGAGGACCGTTATGTACTGAAGAACAATAAACGGCTGCGCTGCGGCTATACGACCGGAACCTGCGCCGCCGCGGCGGCAAAGGCAGCCGCGCTGATGCTGTTTCTGAAAAAGGATATTCCGGAGGTGGAGCTGGTGGTGCCGGAGGGTACCCGCCTGCATCTTGCGGTGGAGGAAATCTGCCGCAGACCGGAGGAGGTATCCTGCGCGGTGCGCAAGGACGGCGGGGACGACCCGGATGTCACACACGGGCTGCTGATTTTTGCCAGGGTGAAAAAAACGGAAACGGACGGCGTGCAGATTACCGGCGGGCGCGGCGTCGGTACCGTCACGAAAAAGGGACTGTGGCAGCCGGTCGGGGAAGCGGCGATAAACCGTGTGCCGCGGGAAATGATTACCCGCGCGCTGGAGGAGGTCTGCGAGGAGCTGGAGCAGCCCTGCAGGCTGGCTGTGGAAATCTCTGCTCCTGGCGGGGAGGAAATTGCTCTGCGCACCTTCAATCCGCGTCTGGGGATTACCGGCGGAATTTCTATTCTGGGAACCAGCGGCATTGTGGTGCCGATGAGCGAGGAGGCGCTGGTTGCCAGCATCCGGCTGGAAATGGAAATGAAGCGGGCGGCGGGCAGGGATTATCTGCTGATTACGCCGGGCAATTACGGTGAGGATTTTCTGCGGGAGGGTATGCAGATCGATACCGCAGACAGCATGAAATGCAGCAATTATGTGGGCGAGACACTGGATATGGCGGTGGAGCTGGGCGTTCGCGGCATCCTGTTTGTGGCGCACATCGGGAAATTTATCAAGGTATCCGGCGGGATTATGAATACCCATTCGCGGGCGGCGGACTGCCGTGCGGAGCTGATGGCGGCGCAGGCGCTGCGCGCCGGGGCGGATGCCGGAACCGCCATGCGGATACTGGATACCATCACTACCGAGGAGGCACTGGATATCCTGGAGGAAAAAAATCTTACGGAAAAGACGATGAAGGAAATTCTGCCGCGTATCCGTTATTACATGCAGCACCGCTGCGGGGGAGCGCTGCAGACGGAGGCGGTGATTTTTTCCAACCAGCACGGCTATCTGGGAGAGACGGAGGGCGCGGGAGAGCTATTGGAGAAATTCCGCGTGAAGGAATAG
- the cobK gene encoding precorrin-6A reductase, whose amino-acid sequence MYKILIFAGTTEGRELAEYLSRQKIKTEVCVATEYGGQLLGEDAYRTVHAGRLSAEAMCALMEELAEQNGDDVLVVDATHPYAAEVSANIRAACRVSGAVYIRLRRESSPAAGSDMVVVDSVQEAVEFLKGTDGNILVTTGSRELAKYTELPDFSERVYARVLSAPESVEVCAQLGIAGKHLICMQGPFSEDLNAAMLRQFDAKWMVTKESGKTGGFEEKIRAAQRAGARVVLIGRPPEEEGMTPLQVRSLLLEKLQVTPRRHIFIVGTGMGARDGMTVEAQKACEEAELLVGAKRMLEGFDGLLKAQFVSYQPQEIRAYVDAHPEYEKIALLQSGDVGFYSGAKKLYEVFAGEELSVYPGISSVVSLCAKLRIPWEDAKLVSLHGRDTNIIAAVKSHKKVFSLVGKGESLCRLLEKLVHYKMADVRVTVGEDLSYLGEKIRTGTAGELAKENFRDLCVVLIENENAHPVVTHGIEDEAFLRGAVPMTKCEVRIVSLSKLRLCADSVVYDVGAGTGSVSIEAALQVADGQVYAIEKKPEAAALILENQQKFAADNLTVIAGLAPEALETLPAPTHVFIGGSSGNLREILEAVLKKNPSVRIVINCIALETVAEALECLRALPVTDTDIVTVSAARAKEVGSYHMMMGQNPVYIISCSGKSPAADGGMTGTVSVEAADTGKL is encoded by the coding sequence ATGTATAAGATACTTATTTTTGCAGGCACGACAGAAGGGCGTGAGCTGGCGGAGTATTTAAGCCGCCAGAAAATAAAGACGGAGGTCTGCGTGGCGACGGAATACGGTGGGCAGCTTCTCGGCGAGGATGCGTACCGCACTGTCCATGCGGGAAGACTGTCGGCGGAGGCGATGTGCGCGCTGATGGAGGAGCTGGCAGAGCAGAATGGGGATGACGTTCTTGTGGTGGACGCCACACATCCGTATGCGGCGGAGGTCTCGGCAAATATCCGGGCGGCGTGCAGGGTAAGCGGCGCTGTTTACATCCGGCTGAGAAGAGAGAGCAGTCCGGCGGCGGGCAGCGATATGGTCGTTGTGGATTCTGTGCAGGAAGCCGTGGAGTTTTTGAAGGGAACCGATGGAAATATCCTTGTGACGACCGGGAGCAGGGAGCTGGCAAAATATACGGAGCTGCCGGATTTTTCGGAGCGCGTATATGCGCGGGTGCTTTCTGCGCCGGAGTCTGTTGAAGTGTGCGCGCAGCTTGGGATTGCCGGAAAGCATCTTATCTGTATGCAGGGACCGTTCTCGGAGGATTTGAACGCGGCGATGCTGCGGCAGTTTGACGCGAAGTGGATGGTGACGAAGGAGTCTGGAAAGACCGGCGGTTTTGAGGAAAAAATCCGTGCGGCGCAGAGGGCGGGCGCGCGGGTGGTGCTTATCGGTCGTCCGCCGGAGGAGGAAGGTATGACGCCGCTGCAGGTGCGCTCCCTGTTGCTGGAAAAGCTGCAGGTGACGCCCAGACGTCATATTTTCATTGTGGGGACCGGCATGGGTGCCAGAGACGGGATGACGGTCGAGGCGCAGAAGGCGTGTGAGGAAGCAGAGCTTCTCGTGGGCGCAAAGCGGATGCTGGAGGGCTTCGACGGCCTTTTAAAGGCGCAGTTTGTATCTTATCAGCCGCAGGAAATCCGCGCGTATGTGGATGCCCATCCGGAATATGAAAAGATTGCATTGCTGCAGTCGGGCGATGTCGGCTTTTACAGCGGCGCCAAAAAGCTGTATGAGGTCTTTGCCGGTGAGGAGCTGTCGGTATATCCGGGAATCTCTTCGGTTGTCAGTCTGTGCGCGAAGCTGCGGATTCCCTGGGAGGACGCAAAGCTGGTAAGCCTGCACGGACGGGATACGAATATCATTGCGGCGGTAAAATCCCATAAAAAGGTGTTCTCTCTGGTGGGAAAGGGCGAGAGTCTGTGCCGCCTGCTGGAAAAGCTGGTACATTATAAAATGGCGGATGTGCGCGTGACGGTCGGTGAGGATCTGTCCTATCTTGGGGAGAAAATCCGCACGGGAACAGCCGGGGAGCTTGCAAAGGAAAACTTCCGGGATCTCTGTGTGGTGCTGATAGAAAATGAAAATGCGCATCCGGTTGTCACGCACGGCATAGAGGATGAGGCATTTCTGCGCGGCGCTGTGCCGATGACAAAATGCGAGGTGCGCATCGTTTCGCTGTCGAAGCTGCGTCTGTGCGCGGATTCTGTTGTCTATGATGTGGGAGCGGGCACCGGCTCTGTTTCCATAGAGGCGGCGCTGCAGGTGGCGGACGGACAGGTGTACGCTATCGAAAAGAAGCCGGAGGCGGCAGCGCTGATTCTGGAAAACCAGCAGAAATTTGCCGCGGATAATCTTACCGTGATTGCCGGGCTGGCGCCGGAGGCGCTGGAGACGCTGCCCGCGCCGACGCACGTATTTATCGGCGGGTCCTCCGGAAATCTCCGGGAAATCCTGGAGGCGGTTCTAAAGAAAAATCCGTCCGTGCGCATCGTGATCAACTGCATTGCGCTGGAGACCGTGGCGGAGGCGCTGGAGTGCCTGCGGGCGCTGCCGGTGACGGATACCGATATTGTTACCGTATCCGCTGCGCGCGCAAAAGAGGTCGGAAGCTATCATATGATGATGGGGCAGAATCCGGTTTATATTATTTCCTGCAGCGGAAAATCTCCCGCGGCGGACGGCGGGATGACCGGCACTGTTTCTGTGGAGGCGGCGGATACGGGAAAGCTGTAA
- the cobJ gene encoding precorrin-3B C(17)-methyltransferase, with translation MSKIYVVGIGPGQYEQMTMRAADALRACDTIVGYTVYVELVKEHFADKEFLTTPMTKEAERCRLAFEEAKKGKNVAMICSGDAGVYGMSGLMLEIGAAYPEIEVEVIPGVTAATGGAAVLGAPLIHDFAVISLSDLLTPWEKIEKRLLLAAEADFVICLYNPSSKKRADYLKRACDLMLRHKAPETVCGIVSNIGRDGESCRVLTLLELRDTQTDMFTTVFIGNSQTKEIGGKMVTPRGYRNV, from the coding sequence TTGAGTAAAATATATGTGGTCGGCATCGGTCCGGGACAGTATGAGCAGATGACCATGCGCGCTGCGGATGCGCTGCGTGCGTGCGATACCATTGTTGGCTATACAGTATATGTGGAGCTTGTAAAAGAACATTTTGCGGATAAGGAATTTCTGACGACACCGATGACAAAGGAGGCGGAGCGCTGCCGCCTTGCTTTTGAGGAGGCGAAGAAGGGGAAAAATGTGGCGATGATATGCAGCGGGGACGCTGGCGTGTACGGAATGTCCGGGCTGATGCTGGAGATCGGCGCCGCTTATCCGGAGATCGAGGTGGAGGTCATACCGGGTGTTACGGCGGCGACCGGCGGAGCGGCTGTGCTGGGAGCGCCTCTGATTCATGATTTTGCGGTAATCAGTCTGAGCGATCTGCTGACGCCGTGGGAGAAAATTGAAAAGCGGCTTCTTCTGGCGGCGGAGGCGGATTTTGTTATCTGTCTGTACAATCCGTCCAGCAAAAAGCGCGCGGATTATTTAAAGCGGGCGTGTGATCTGATGCTGCGCCACAAAGCGCCGGAGACGGTCTGCGGAATTGTCAGCAATATCGGGCGGGACGGCGAAAGCTGCCGTGTGCTGACGCTTCTGGAGCTGCGGGATACGCAGACTGACATGTTTACGACTGTATTTATCGGCAACTCCCAGACAAAGGAAATCGGCGGGAAAATGGTGACGCCAAGAGGGTACCGGAATGTATAA
- the nrdG gene encoding anaerobic ribonucleoside-triphosphate reductase activating protein: MRYHNITKDDMLNGDGLRVVLWVAGCAHCCPQCQNPVTWDPDGGLLFDEAAKQELFEQLEQSYISGITFSGGDPMYPTNQLDVEALAREIKEKFPDKTIWLYTGGLWEEVCRSPIMRYVDVLVDGEFEVDKMDTQLHWKGSSNQRVIDVPQSLAAGRVVLHCE; this comes from the coding sequence ATGAGATATCATAATATTACGAAGGACGACATGCTGAACGGGGACGGGCTGCGCGTCGTGCTCTGGGTGGCAGGCTGTGCGCATTGCTGTCCGCAGTGCCAGAATCCCGTTACCTGGGACCCGGACGGAGGACTTTTGTTTGACGAGGCGGCGAAGCAGGAGCTGTTTGAGCAACTGGAGCAGTCCTATATTTCCGGCATTACCTTCAGCGGCGGCGACCCGATGTATCCCACAAACCAGCTGGATGTGGAGGCGCTGGCGAGGGAGATTAAAGAAAAATTTCCGGATAAGACCATCTGGCTGTATACCGGAGGGCTCTGGGAGGAGGTATGCCGCAGTCCCATCATGCGCTACGTGGATGTGCTGGTGGACGGAGAGTTTGAGGTGGATAAAATGGACACGCAGCTTCACTGGAAGGGCAGCTCCAACCAGCGTGTGATTGATGTACCGCAGTCGCTGGCGGCGGGAAGAGTGGTTCTGCACTGCGAGTAG
- the cobM gene encoding precorrin-4 C(11)-methyltransferase: protein MVNFVGAGPGAPDLITVRGQKLLSEADVIIYAGSLVNPQLLSYAKEGCSIYNSARMTLEEVLEVIYAAEEKGLMTVRLHTGDPSLYGAIREQMDALDEKGIPYTDCPGVSSFCGAAAALNLEYTLPDVSQSVIITRMAGRTPVPEKEEIASLASHQATMVVFLSTGMLEKLSERLIAGGYTADTPAAIVYKATWEDEKTFVCTVGTLAETARENNITKTALMIIGDVVSHSHYNRSELYNPAFTTEFREAKK from the coding sequence ATGGTAAATTTTGTAGGCGCAGGACCGGGCGCGCCGGATCTGATTACGGTGCGCGGACAGAAGCTGCTCTCTGAGGCAGATGTAATTATCTATGCAGGCTCGCTGGTGAACCCGCAGCTTCTTTCTTACGCGAAGGAGGGCTGCAGCATTTACAACAGCGCCCGGATGACGCTGGAGGAAGTGCTGGAGGTGATATATGCGGCAGAGGAAAAGGGGCTGATGACGGTCCGGCTGCACACCGGGGACCCCAGCCTTTACGGGGCTATCCGCGAACAGATGGACGCGCTTGATGAGAAGGGGATTCCCTACACGGACTGCCCTGGCGTCAGCTCGTTCTGCGGAGCGGCAGCGGCGCTCAATCTGGAATATACCCTGCCGGATGTATCGCAGAGCGTGATTATCACGCGCATGGCGGGCAGGACGCCGGTGCCGGAGAAGGAGGAAATCGCGTCGCTCGCGTCGCATCAGGCGACAATGGTGGTATTTTTAAGTACCGGTATGCTGGAAAAGCTTTCAGAGCGTCTGATTGCCGGCGGCTATACGGCAGATACACCGGCGGCTATCGTCTATAAGGCGACCTGGGAGGACGAAAAAACCTTTGTCTGCACCGTGGGAACGCTGGCAGAGACAGCAAGGGAAAATAATATTACCAAGACTGCGCTGATGATTATCGGGGATGTGGTCAGCCACAGCCATTACAACCGCTCTGAGCTTTACAATCCGGCGTTTACGACAGAATTCCGGGAGGCAAAGAAATGA